The following proteins are encoded in a genomic region of Nitrospirota bacterium:
- a CDS encoding protein-L-isoaspartate(D-aspartate) O-methyltransferase: MAYEKERSEMVEYQLRDRGIKDERVLAAMESVPRHLFVDEYLESKAYDDGALPIGEGQTISQPYMVAVMTELLELKGDEKILEIGTGSGYQAAVLSTLAAEVFTIERIQPLALRARGILKQLNYTNVHVIVSDGTIGLPEHSPYDGIIVTAAAPHIPQQYIEQLKVNGSLVIPVGSRYSQTLYKIKKTATGISSSISTPCVFVPLIGKDGWDEKDV; this comes from the coding sequence ATGGCATACGAAAAAGAACGTTCTGAAATGGTGGAGTACCAGTTAAGGGACAGGGGCATCAAGGACGAAAGGGTCCTTGCCGCGATGGAAAGTGTGCCGAGACATCTGTTTGTCGATGAATACCTTGAAAGCAAAGCATACGATGACGGGGCACTGCCGATAGGCGAGGGGCAAACCATTTCACAGCCCTATATGGTAGCTGTGATGACCGAGCTGCTTGAGCTGAAGGGAGATGAAAAAATCCTTGAGATCGGCACCGGGTCTGGGTACCAGGCGGCGGTGTTATCAACGCTGGCCGCGGAGGTTTTTACAATCGAGAGGATACAGCCGCTTGCCCTGAGGGCGCGGGGTATTTTAAAACAGTTGAATTACACAAATGTTCACGTGATCGTTTCTGACGGTACCATCGGGTTACCTGAACATTCTCCGTATGACGGGATAATAGTTACTGCGGCAGCGCCTCATATTCCCCAGCAGTACATAGAGCAATTGAAAGTAAACGGAAGCCTCGTCATTCCTGTCGGCAGCAGATACTCACAGACACTCTATAAAATAAAAAAGACCGCCACAGGTATAAGTAGTTCAATCTCAACGCCCTGCGTCTTTGTTCCATTGATTGGAAAAGACGGATGGGACGAGAAGGACGTCTAA
- a CDS encoding NAD(P)/FAD-dependent oxidoreductase, which produces MKNYDVIIVGAGPAGIFAALELVSANKDIKILLIEKGRDIEARICPSSAQGIPCITCPECGLLCGWGGAGAFSDGKLTLSKETGGNLSRYVDESSLEGLIKYTDGIYVKYGAPAEVFGGDMEKVESLKKLAGENGMTLVPSRIRHIGTDRCPALLKSIKADLNSKIDILFSKDVRTILTEDGKAAGIEMSGKETIYGKFVIVAPGREGALWLERQAKTMGLSLLKNPVDIGVRVELPASVLEPLTKITYEPKLIFYSKKFNDRVRTFCVNPYGEIVKECVKGVWIVNGHSYSNKKTENTNFALLVSTHFTEPFDEPHLYGRYVARLANLLGKGVIVQRLGDLLAGRRSTRTRIARGKVKPTLPDAAPGDLSFVLPHRYITNILEMLKAMDKIAPGVYSKHTLLYGVEVKFYSRQLKLNSSLETEIENLFAIGDGAGVSRGLIQASASGIIAAREILRRI; this is translated from the coding sequence ATGAAAAACTACGACGTGATCATAGTCGGGGCAGGGCCTGCCGGCATATTTGCCGCCCTTGAACTGGTCTCCGCAAACAAAGACATCAAAATTCTGCTTATTGAAAAAGGCAGGGACATCGAAGCGAGGATCTGCCCTTCTTCCGCTCAAGGCATCCCATGCATCACTTGTCCCGAATGCGGACTGTTATGCGGCTGGGGCGGCGCGGGGGCTTTCAGTGACGGCAAGCTCACGCTTTCAAAAGAAACGGGTGGAAACCTGTCGCGATATGTGGATGAATCCTCGCTTGAAGGGCTTATAAAATATACCGATGGAATTTATGTAAAGTACGGCGCGCCGGCTGAAGTCTTTGGCGGCGACATGGAAAAAGTTGAATCCCTCAAAAAGCTTGCTGGTGAAAACGGCATGACCCTGGTGCCTTCCAGGATAAGACACATCGGAACAGACCGCTGTCCCGCGCTCCTGAAGAGTATCAAGGCCGATCTCAATTCAAAGATCGACATCTTGTTTTCCAAAGACGTCAGGACTATTTTAACAGAGGACGGTAAGGCAGCAGGAATTGAAATGTCCGGCAAGGAAACCATCTACGGAAAGTTTGTAATTGTTGCGCCGGGCAGGGAAGGGGCGCTCTGGCTCGAAAGACAGGCAAAGACTATGGGGCTTTCACTGCTGAAGAATCCCGTGGACATCGGCGTCAGGGTCGAACTTCCTGCGTCCGTGCTTGAACCTCTGACAAAGATTACGTACGAACCGAAGCTTATTTTTTATTCAAAAAAATTTAATGACCGTGTGAGGACTTTTTGCGTAAACCCTTACGGCGAGATAGTCAAGGAATGTGTGAAAGGCGTGTGGATCGTCAACGGGCACAGTTATTCCAACAAGAAAACCGAAAACACAAATTTCGCGCTTCTCGTCAGCACACATTTTACCGAGCCTTTTGACGAGCCGCATTTATACGGGAGGTATGTTGCGAGGCTTGCCAACCTTTTGGGCAAAGGCGTAATCGTCCAAAGACTCGGCGATCTGCTTGCGGGCAGAAGATCAACTCGTACAAGGATCGCAAGGGGAAAGGTCAAACCCACGCTCCCTGACGCGGCACCCGGTGATCTGAGTTTTGTGCTCCCGCACCGCTATATTACAAACATCCTTGAGATGCTCAAGGCGATGGACAAAATCGCTCCCGGAGTTTACAGCAAACATACTCTGCTGTATGGAGTTGAGGTCAAATTCTACTCAAGGCAACTGAAGCTGAACAGCAGCCTTGAAACCGAGATTGAAAACCTGTTCGCCATCGGCGACGGCGCGGGAGTGAGCAGGGGACTGATCCAGGCCTCCGCCTCTGGTATAATTGCAGCAAGAGAGATACTGAGAAGGATATAG